A segment of the Panacibacter ginsenosidivorans genome:
ACTATCGCAGATAATAAATGTTGCGTCTATTATTATCGCTTCAACACTGTTGCTTACTATAGCAGGTATAGGCTTCTATTTTTTTAAGCATAATATAAAAAAAGGGGGCATTATTTATAGGCTTATTTTCTTTGTGCTTACTTTTTTATGCGTGTATTTGTCAGTACATGTTCAACGATCAACTGATCCCATCGTATCAAATGAGTTCAGAGGGCTGTTAACAGGTATAGTAATTATTCTTGGCGGGCTGGCGGTTTTTTTCATTCCTTATTTATTTGACCATGACGAAATTTACAGCTAATGATATAACCGGCATTTTTGTTTTTAGTGATAATAAGGCTTACTGAAAAAATTATTGACAAAAAGTTATATACACGGCTTTGAACGCTGCTACATTTATTACCTTATTTTTTGCAGATATTTTTTCTTTATTGCCCGATACCCAATGAATCAAACGTATAAGTGTGCGACGCAACAGGTGATGCCATAGAAAACGAATGCCGGGTTCATAAAAATGAATTTACTTCTCTATATTAGCAAACTCATTTGAGTTAAACAATTGCTTATGCTACTTGCTAAATTGAAAAGTATATTATTGCCAGGCTTATTGCCTGCTTTTTTTTGCCTGAGTGTGCAAACCTTTGCACAGCAGTTAGATAGCCTGTTTGAAAACCCTGCCATACAGGAGATCAACCGCATGCCGATGCGTGCAAATTACTTTCCTTACGAAAATGCAGAACTGGCTAAAGACTTTGATACGGCTCATTCTGCACGCTATTTTTCTTTAAATGGAATGTGGCGTTTTCATTGGGTAAAAAAACCTCAACTGTTATCTAAAGATTTTTATACTGTCAATTTTGATGATAAAAGCTGGGTAGATTTTCCGGTACCTGCTAACTGGGAATTTAAAGGTTATGGTACCCCGATCTATACAAATATTCCTTACGAATTTGCGCCAAAAAATCCTAACCCGCCAGATATTCCTGATGACCATGATCAGCCAACGGCAGGTTACAGAAAAACATTCAGCCTGCCTGTTGCATGGAAGGGTATGAAAGTGTATTTGCATTTAGGTGCGGTAAAATCTGCATTCCGTTTATATGTGAATGGAAAAGAAGTTGGGCTTGGTAAAGACAGCAAGCTGGAAAGCGAATTTGATATTACAGATTATGTAAATGAAGGCAATAATTTAATTGCCATGGAAGTGCGCCGCTGGACCGATGCAAGCTTTCTTGAGTGCCAGGACTTCTGGCGTTTAAGTGGCATCACAAGAGACTGCTATGTATATGCGAGGCCGCAAGTGCACATGTATGATTTTTTTGCAAAGCCTTCTCTAATCAATAATTATAAAGATGGCAACCTGGATATAGAAGTACAGGCATGGAACGAAAGTGCTGCACAACATGGCAACTATAAAATACAGGTTCAGTTGTTTGATGATAAAGGAAATAAGATCATTGATACCGTACAAACAACTTATGGCTTAAGACGCAGCAATGGCAGTAAAACAGAACTTCATTTTCACAACACATTCATGGATGCGAAGCAGTGGAGCGCAGAGATACCTAATTTGTATCGCCTGCAATTAACGCTACTGACAGACAAAGATGAAACTGTAGAAGTTATCAGTAAAAAAATTGGGTTCAGGAATATTGAAATAAAAAATGCGCAATTACTCGTAAATGGAAAACCTGTTTACATAAAAGGTGTTAACAGGCATGAAACAGATCCATATACCAACCAGGTTGTATCACATGAACGAATGTTGCAGGATATTACCGAGATGAAGAAAATGAATATTAATGCAGTGCGTGACTGTCATTATCCTGATGATGCTTACTGGTACGACCTCTGCAATGAATATGGTCTATACATGATTGATGAAGCAAACATTGAAAGTCATGGTATGGGTTATAATATTGACAGAACACTTGCCAATAATCCAGTATGGGAACTTGCACATTTAACACGTATGAAACGTATGGTGCTGCGTGATAAAAATAATCCCTGCATTATTATGTGGAGCATGGGTAACGAAGCTGGCAATGGCAATAATTTTTATGAGGGTTATCATTTAATAAGAGGGATGGATCCATCAAGACCGATACATTACGAACGTGCAGAACTTGATTGGAACAGCGATGTTTTTTGCCCGATGTATCCTGATCCTGCTTACCTCGCAAAATATGCAAGTTCTAATCCTACAAAACCTTTGATCATGTGTGAGTATGCACATGCGATGGGCAATACAGATGGCAACTTCAAAGACTATTGGGATATTATTGAAAGCTATCCTTCTTTACAAGGAGGTTTTATTTGGGACTGGGTTGACCAGGGTATGTACCTTGAAAAAAATGGAAAGAAAGTATGGGGCTACGGCGGAGACTGGGGGCCCGAAGGAACACCAAGCGATAATAATTTTATGTGTAATGGACTTGTTGCACCAGACAGGGTTTGGAACCCTCAGTCTTATGAAGTAAGAAGGGTTTATCAAAACATAAAGTTTCGTTTAATAGATGCAAAAGAAGGAAAGCTTGAAATAAAGAATGGTTATTTCTTTAAAGACCTGAGTAATTACAAACTGAAGTTTGAATTGTATGCAAATGGCTTATTGCAGCAAGGTGGCGAGTATGATGATTTTAGTACAAAGCCGGGCAGCAAAGAACTGGTTGATATTGGTAATAAGTTTATACCACTTAGTAATTCAGTTCCATTAATATCACTTAATAAACTTGACCCATCAAAAGAATATTATCTGCGTGTAAGCATGGAACTCATCAATGATGAAGGATTATTAAAAGCCGGAACAGTATTGGCATGGGATGAATTCAAACTTAATGATAGAGTAAGGTTTGGTTACAAAAACTCAAAAGAAAAAATTAATATTTCGAGAGACAACCAAAATACACTTGAGCTAAAAAATAAAAACTTCAACCTTGTTTTTGATAAAGCAACGGGTAACATCACTACGTATAAAGCAGGTGGCAAGAATATTTTCACCAGTGGGCCTTTACCAAACTTCTGGCGTGCACCAAACGATAATGATTATGGTGCAGGCTTTCAGAAAAAATTAGTAGAATGGAAAGATGCAGGCACAAACGGAAAACTGGTTAGCATTACCAGCACTCCGCAAAATGCAGATGGCTGGTTAACGGTAACAGTGCAGCGCTCTTTGTTGAATGGCGATGCAAACTACACGCAAACATTTATGATTGATGGTAATGGCGCTATACAAGTAAACAATCAATTCAAAGCAACCGGCGGCAATCATAACATGCTTTTCCGTTTCGGCAATCACATGCAGTTGCCAACAGATTTTATAAATATTTCCTGGTATGGTCGCGGCCCTATGGAATCTTACCAGGATAAAAAAACGGCTGCTATGGTTGGCTCATACTCGGGAGCAATCAAAGATCAGTATTATCCGTATATACGTCCGCAGGAAAGTGGCAACAAAACAGATGTGCGCTGGGCAAGGATCACACGCAAAGATGGCAGCGGTATCATCATAGCTGCAACAGATACTTTGCTAAGCGTAAACGCATTGCCCTATAACGCAGACCAGCTATGGACAGGCGCTGAGAAGAAGCAGGCACATAGCGGAGAACTGGAACCAGATAAAAACATTCATCTTGATGTGGATCTGCAGCAAATGGGTGTTGGTGGTATCAACAGCTGGGGCTCATGGCCGCTGGAACAATATCGTTTGCCGTATAAAGATTATAGCTACAGTTATTTGATTGTTCCTGTTAAGAAATAAGAAAATTTTTATGAGCCATAGTGCGATGCAATGATTAAGCTTTCGTTGCGTCGCACTCTTGTACTGAAGAATAAAAATCGGCAAAGTAAAAGAGTGCAATAGCGGTCTGACGGCTCAAAGCCGTCTGACCGCTATTCTTCATGTAGATCTACTTCCTCGTGTCATTAATCGCTTTTAAAATATTATTCAAACCCTTTTGTAATTTTTCTGTTTTATCCCAGCTATAACCAATGCGCATATAGCGGCCATCTTCTTCAAACCAATGACCACGGCCAACATAAGTGCTGTATTTATTCAGCAGCACTTCATGAAATTGTGCAGTATCGATTGCAATATCTTTCCTGATACGTGGAAAACATACACAGCCACCTTGAGGCTCTATCCATTCCAGCATATTTTGTTGCTGCATAAAATTTTTAAGTACCAAAAAATTTTTAAGAATAGTTTCTTTAACAGGCGCAAAGAATTTTTCCTTATTGTATAAGTACTGGTATGCTATTTCTTCATCAATTACAGAATTGGTAATAAAGATTTGCTCTTTGGCAGCAAGAAATGTTTCCATTAATTGTTTATCACGACAAATAAGCCAGCCAATTCTTATGCCCGGCAGTCCATAAGATTTAGACATCGAACTAACACTTATCACTCTTTCTGATAAAGT
Coding sequences within it:
- a CDS encoding glycoside hydrolase family 2 TIM barrel-domain containing protein, with product MLLAKLKSILLPGLLPAFFCLSVQTFAQQLDSLFENPAIQEINRMPMRANYFPYENAELAKDFDTAHSARYFSLNGMWRFHWVKKPQLLSKDFYTVNFDDKSWVDFPVPANWEFKGYGTPIYTNIPYEFAPKNPNPPDIPDDHDQPTAGYRKTFSLPVAWKGMKVYLHLGAVKSAFRLYVNGKEVGLGKDSKLESEFDITDYVNEGNNLIAMEVRRWTDASFLECQDFWRLSGITRDCYVYARPQVHMYDFFAKPSLINNYKDGNLDIEVQAWNESAAQHGNYKIQVQLFDDKGNKIIDTVQTTYGLRRSNGSKTELHFHNTFMDAKQWSAEIPNLYRLQLTLLTDKDETVEVISKKIGFRNIEIKNAQLLVNGKPVYIKGVNRHETDPYTNQVVSHERMLQDITEMKKMNINAVRDCHYPDDAYWYDLCNEYGLYMIDEANIESHGMGYNIDRTLANNPVWELAHLTRMKRMVLRDKNNPCIIMWSMGNEAGNGNNFYEGYHLIRGMDPSRPIHYERAELDWNSDVFCPMYPDPAYLAKYASSNPTKPLIMCEYAHAMGNTDGNFKDYWDIIESYPSLQGGFIWDWVDQGMYLEKNGKKVWGYGGDWGPEGTPSDNNFMCNGLVAPDRVWNPQSYEVRRVYQNIKFRLIDAKEGKLEIKNGYFFKDLSNYKLKFELYANGLLQQGGEYDDFSTKPGSKELVDIGNKFIPLSNSVPLISLNKLDPSKEYYLRVSMELINDEGLLKAGTVLAWDEFKLNDRVRFGYKNSKEKINISRDNQNTLELKNKNFNLVFDKATGNITTYKAGGKNIFTSGPLPNFWRAPNDNDYGAGFQKKLVEWKDAGTNGKLVSITSTPQNADGWLTVTVQRSLLNGDANYTQTFMIDGNGAIQVNNQFKATGGNHNMLFRFGNHMQLPTDFINISWYGRGPMESYQDKKTAAMVGSYSGAIKDQYYPYIRPQESGNKTDVRWARITRKDGSGIIIAATDTLLSVNALPYNADQLWTGAEKKQAHSGELEPDKNIHLDVDLQQMGVGGINSWGSWPLEQYRLPYKDYSYSYLIVPVKK